The Rhodocytophaga rosea genome has a segment encoding these proteins:
- a CDS encoding DUF4139 domain-containing protein codes for MRNTKKESIRLTLQDQIPVSTDSQIEVELQEAKNAAFTKETGMLSWELTLAPAQSQTIDIRYMVKYPKDKQITGIQ; via the coding sequence GTGCGCAATACCAAAAAAGAATCTATCCGTTTAACCTTGCAAGACCAGATTCCTGTTTCCACGGACAGCCAGATTGAAGTAGAATTACAGGAGGCCAAAAATGCCGCTTTTACTAAGGAAACCGGAATGCTCAGCTGGGAATTAACGCTGGCACCTGCCCAAAGCCAGACCATCGACATCAGGTACATGGTTAAATATCCCAAAGACAAACAGATTACCGGTATCCAGTAG
- a CDS encoding LuxR C-terminal-related transcriptional regulator, which yields MLKREYIKVTLVECEQTAREGFAAMINSTFGYHVISTYATCTELMLKVSHEMPHVILIGTDCLNVEDVETACIKNISKIKNLSPRSKIIVFTHTENTDVVFEVLKAGADGYLTKGIPPVKLLEAIQEVYEGGAPLSPAIARSVVASFHKNTSSGLTSREVQVLALLAKGKTYHSIADHLFIDKETVRTHIKNIYYKLEVHSKSEAIEKALYEKII from the coding sequence ATGTTAAAAAGAGAATATATTAAAGTAACCCTGGTTGAATGCGAGCAAACCGCCAGGGAAGGATTTGCTGCCATGATTAACAGTACCTTTGGCTACCATGTGATCAGTACGTACGCTACCTGCACAGAATTAATGCTTAAGGTTTCTCATGAAATGCCCCATGTGATATTGATCGGAACCGACTGTTTGAATGTGGAAGATGTTGAAACAGCGTGCATCAAAAATATAAGCAAGATTAAAAACCTATCGCCCAGGTCGAAAATTATTGTATTTACGCATACCGAAAACACGGATGTAGTGTTTGAAGTGCTAAAAGCCGGGGCAGATGGATATTTGACCAAAGGTATTCCCCCGGTGAAATTACTGGAAGCTATCCAGGAAGTATATGAAGGAGGTGCACCTTTGAGTCCGGCAATTGCCAGAAGTGTAGTCGCTTCTTTCCATAAAAATACGTCTTCCGGTTTAACTTCCCGTGAGGTTCAGGTACTGGCCTTGCTGGCCAAAGGGAAAACGTATCATTCCATTGCAGATCACTTATTCATCGACAAAGAAACCGTACGGACACACATTAAAAATATTTACTACAAGCTGGAAGTTCATTCTAAATCAGAAGCCATAGAAAAAGCGCTGTACGAAAAAATAATCTGA
- a CDS encoding ATP-grasp domain-containing protein — protein MREIAFVTYSNSPKLTADDARVASLLSQRNIQVEAVCWDTPHIDWAQFEGIVLRSCWNYHLYESAFKSWIKQMEKQNRRLFNSSQIIAWNMDKTYLQVLSSAGIPIPATHWLKRGEVVHLQNLLAEKNWQQAVVKPTVSASAYQTWLTSSETALQDQSRLDVMLNTGGVMVQAFIEEVQTKGEWSLIFFNKGFSHAVLKRTRTNDFRVQQEYGGTTSACTPPEFIRKQAQHIIDTIGQPLLYARVDGIEVNGVFLLMELELVEPALFLGDTTANVMAFAEAIASIV, from the coding sequence ATGCGAGAAATAGCTTTTGTTACGTATTCAAATTCCCCAAAACTAACAGCCGATGATGCCAGGGTTGCCAGTCTATTGTCGCAGCGGAATATACAGGTAGAGGCAGTTTGCTGGGATACACCTCACATAGACTGGGCACAGTTTGAAGGGATTGTGTTACGGTCCTGCTGGAATTATCACCTGTACGAAAGTGCCTTTAAATCATGGATTAAGCAGATGGAAAAACAAAACAGGCGTTTGTTTAATTCTTCACAGATAATTGCCTGGAATATGGACAAAACCTATCTGCAAGTGCTTTCATCAGCTGGCATTCCTATTCCAGCTACGCATTGGCTGAAAAGAGGAGAGGTAGTACACCTGCAAAATCTGTTAGCTGAAAAAAACTGGCAACAAGCGGTAGTAAAACCAACAGTATCAGCTTCGGCTTATCAAACCTGGCTCACTTCCAGCGAAACAGCTTTACAGGATCAGTCCAGGCTGGATGTGATGCTCAACACTGGTGGCGTAATGGTTCAGGCATTCATTGAAGAAGTGCAAACCAAAGGCGAATGGTCACTTATATTTTTCAATAAAGGGTTCAGCCATGCCGTACTGAAGCGTACCAGAACGAATGATTTCAGGGTACAACAGGAATATGGCGGTACCACTTCCGCTTGTACTCCTCCAGAGTTCATACGAAAACAGGCGCAACACATCATTGATACGATCGGCCAGCCGCTTTTGTATGCACGTGTCGATGGCATTGAAGTCAATGGAGTTTTTCTTCTGATGGAACTTGAACTGGTAGAGCCTGCTTTGTTTCTGGGAGATACGACAGCAAATGTGATGGCTTTTGCAGAAGCGATCGCCAGCATTGTTTGA